One Owenweeksia hongkongensis DSM 17368 genomic region harbors:
- a CDS encoding TrmH family RNA methyltransferase, with protein sequence MLSRTTEKLLRKLTTRKYRWQLKMFIAEGRKVVQELLDEGLHLEHLIIKEGSSFVHNSGMVIPVKEFEKLSQLDTADEVIAIFRFPEVKRELGNRVVILDKINDPGNLGTIIRTCDWFGITQIFCTTGTVDAYNSKTVQSTMGSAGRVNVSYASEVEILEELKAQDFSFWCADMEGENLNEAEVPQKMALVMGSESHGPSDFWRKNSQRVTIPRKGKSKTESLNVAIATAIILGNISLGR encoded by the coding sequence ATGTTGTCCCGCACCACCGAAAAATTATTGCGTAAACTAACCACTAGGAAGTACCGTTGGCAGCTAAAGATGTTTATAGCTGAAGGTAGAAAAGTGGTGCAAGAACTTTTGGATGAAGGTCTTCATTTGGAGCATCTAATTATAAAAGAGGGGAGTTCGTTTGTACACAATTCGGGTATGGTGATTCCTGTAAAAGAATTTGAAAAGCTGAGCCAGCTTGATACAGCGGATGAAGTGATAGCTATTTTTCGTTTTCCGGAAGTGAAGAGAGAGCTTGGCAACCGAGTGGTGATTTTAGATAAAATAAATGATCCGGGAAATCTGGGAACAATTATCAGAACTTGTGACTGGTTTGGAATAACGCAAATTTTTTGCACTACGGGAACCGTGGATGCTTACAATTCTAAAACAGTGCAAAGCACCATGGGAAGTGCTGGCAGAGTAAATGTTTCTTATGCTTCGGAGGTGGAAATATTGGAAGAATTGAAGGCCCAAGACTTTTCCTTTTGGTGTGCCGATATGGAAGGGGAAAATCTTAACGAAGCAGAGGTACCTCAAAAAATGGCTTTGGTAATGGGGAGCGAATCTCACGGACCATCTGATTTTTGGAGGAAAAATAGTCAACGCGTGACCATTCCCCGTAAGGGAAAATCTAAAACAGAAAGCCTGAATGTAGCCATTGCCACGGCCATCATTTTAGGAAATATTAGTTTGGGCAGATAG
- the corA gene encoding magnesium/cobalt transporter CorA, with protein sequence MARFYKKRSANKGLPPGSLVFIGTKKVDTPTVEYVSYDQENFTESEFLRVENVPKNDPEKRQWYNITGLDNEEFMAHIQERLNIHPLAMEDVMNTGQRAKFEEFEDFAFTTLKMLQFDSKASRVITEQVSFVIKGTTLITFQEEPGDTFDAVRKRLRNPKSNIRKLGPDYLAYALMDSIVDNYVYLIEGMGEKVDDLELKILEDPDEDALQQINMYKRELHFILKVVRPVRELTHNLIRTESEFIDKKKTLAFYKDLDDLITHVIESAEAYRQVLTDYLQVYHTNVSAKMNDIMKVLTIFSAIFIPLSFFAGVYGTNFDYFPELHFKYSYFIFWGVIVTMAGGMLYYFKRKGWF encoded by the coding sequence ATGGCAAGATTTTATAAAAAACGTTCCGCCAACAAAGGATTGCCACCCGGTAGCCTTGTATTTATTGGCACCAAAAAAGTAGATACCCCAACTGTAGAGTATGTATCGTACGATCAGGAAAACTTTACGGAGTCTGAGTTTCTAAGGGTGGAGAATGTTCCTAAAAATGACCCTGAAAAAAGACAGTGGTACAATATCACAGGATTGGATAATGAGGAGTTTATGGCCCATATTCAGGAGAGGTTGAACATTCACCCCTTGGCCATGGAAGATGTGATGAATACCGGACAGCGCGCCAAGTTTGAGGAATTTGAGGATTTTGCATTTACCACGCTAAAAATGCTTCAATTTGACAGTAAAGCTAGCCGTGTAATTACCGAGCAGGTTTCATTTGTAATAAAAGGAACTACACTTATCACGTTTCAAGAAGAACCGGGAGACACATTTGATGCGGTGCGCAAGCGCCTTAGAAATCCCAAGAGCAACATCAGGAAACTTGGCCCTGATTATTTGGCTTATGCACTTATGGATTCTATCGTAGATAATTATGTATACCTGATAGAAGGCATGGGTGAAAAGGTGGATGATTTGGAGCTAAAAATATTGGAAGACCCAGATGAAGATGCTTTGCAGCAAATAAATATGTACAAGCGTGAGCTTCATTTTATTTTGAAAGTAGTTCGCCCTGTACGAGAGCTTACCCACAACTTAATTCGTACTGAATCCGAGTTTATTGACAAGAAAAAAACCTTAGCCTTTTATAAAGATTTAGACGATTTGATTACGCATGTTATTGAATCTGCCGAGGCTTACCGCCAAGTGCTTACTGATTACCTTCAGGTATACCACACTAATGTGAGCGCCAAGATGAATGACATTATGAAAGTGCTTACCATTTTCTCGGCCATCTTTATTCCTCTTTCCTTTTTTGCTGGGGTGTATGGCACCAATTTCGACTACTTTCCTGAGCTACATTTTAAATATAGCTACTTCATCTTTTGGGGCGTGATTGTTACCATGGCCGGAGGAATGCTCTATTATTTTAAGAGAAAAGGTTGGTTTTAA
- a CDS encoding DMT family transporter: MKKAIGYMLISVLGFALMNLTVKFLGRLPATELVLFRSLISIVLTVYFLKRRHIPLFGNQKKYLILRGIFGVIGLTLFFYTLQKLPLGSAITIQYLSPIFTAFFAIFILGEKMYKIQWLFFAVSFAGIAVIKGFDPNISLPLFLMGLGSAVFSGLAYNCVRKVKDTDHPLVVVFYFPLMAVPVMGIISLFNWVTPIGWEWGLLLLMGTLTQIAQVYMTKALQNAEVNEITGLKYLGVIFALGFDFLIFDVQYRPMALVGIAMVLSGVIINIIYKSQKRRKALSAQTNIS, from the coding sequence ATGAAAAAGGCCATCGGCTATATGCTTATTTCGGTGCTTGGTTTTGCACTGATGAATCTTACAGTGAAGTTTCTTGGGCGACTTCCTGCCACAGAGCTAGTACTTTTTCGTAGCCTTATATCCATCGTTCTTACGGTTTATTTTCTAAAAAGAAGACATATCCCACTTTTTGGAAACCAGAAGAAATATCTAATTCTTAGAGGGATTTTCGGAGTTATTGGGCTCACCCTGTTTTTCTACACTTTACAGAAACTACCCTTGGGCTCAGCGATTACCATACAATACCTCTCTCCTATTTTCACCGCATTCTTTGCCATTTTCATTTTGGGTGAAAAGATGTACAAAATACAATGGCTCTTTTTCGCTGTTTCCTTTGCGGGAATTGCCGTTATCAAAGGTTTTGATCCCAATATTAGCTTACCATTATTTCTTATGGGCTTAGGGTCTGCTGTATTTTCCGGATTAGCGTACAATTGCGTTCGAAAGGTAAAAGACACCGATCATCCATTAGTGGTGGTTTTTTACTTTCCCTTGATGGCGGTACCTGTAATGGGCATCATTAGTTTATTCAATTGGGTAACGCCCATTGGCTGGGAATGGGGACTCCTTTTATTAATGGGTACTCTTACACAAATAGCTCAAGTATACATGACCAAAGCTTTGCAAAATGCTGAAGTAAATGAAATAACCGGGCTGAAATATCTAGGAGTAATTTTTGCCTTGGGTTTCGACTTCCTGATTTTTGATGTACAATATCGACCAATGGCGCTAGTAGGAATTGCTATGGTACTTTCAGGTGTGATTATCAATATTATTTACAAATCACAAAAGCGCAGAAAAGCTCTATCTGCCCAAACTAATATTTCCTAA
- a CDS encoding NAD(P)/FAD-dependent oxidoreductase, giving the protein MIQDIQLVCSPEEAANYQKHLPLFARQAGVSPNQINGIQLLNRSIDARSRNIKVNLGGRLFIDEEIQPREILQPEYKDVSSAKRILIIGCGPAGMFAAMRCIELGLKPIVIERGKDVKSRRRDLKAINRDHTVNPESNYCFGEGGAGTYSDGKLYTRSKKRGSVKRVLDILVNHGAVEDILVDAHPHIGTNKLPKVVENMRETILHFGGEIHFDTRMDDLILKGNRITGIRTQNGDVIDGEALILATGHSARDVFELLHRHKIDIEAKPFAMGVRVEHPQELIDKIQYHGQERGDLLPAASYKLVEQVQDRGVYSFCMCPGGFIVPAATAGNELVVNGMSPSKRDNKFANSGIVVAIELSDLRKYAKHGPLAGLAFQQETEQAIWKAGGSDQTAPAQRLTDFVKGRTSSTLNDCSYMPGLHSSPMHDILPSHIGDRLRQAFPKFGQKMRGYYTEDANIVGIESRTSSPVRIPRKRDTLQHPQIDNLFPCAEGAGYAGGIVSAGIDGENCAEAVLSYLSN; this is encoded by the coding sequence GTGATACAGGACATTCAGTTGGTTTGCTCCCCGGAAGAAGCCGCCAACTACCAAAAACACCTCCCACTTTTTGCCCGTCAGGCAGGAGTTTCACCTAATCAAATTAATGGTATCCAGCTGCTCAACAGATCGATTGATGCGCGCTCCAGAAACATCAAGGTCAATCTTGGTGGCCGCCTTTTTATTGATGAAGAAATTCAACCAAGGGAAATCCTACAGCCAGAGTATAAAGATGTAAGCTCAGCAAAGCGTATTCTCATTATTGGCTGCGGTCCTGCAGGAATGTTTGCCGCCATGCGTTGTATTGAGCTCGGCTTAAAACCAATTGTGATTGAACGTGGTAAGGATGTTAAATCACGGAGACGTGACCTGAAAGCGATAAATCGTGACCACACTGTGAATCCAGAATCTAACTATTGCTTTGGCGAAGGTGGTGCCGGAACTTACTCAGATGGCAAGCTTTACACCCGCAGCAAAAAGCGCGGAAGTGTAAAACGTGTATTGGATATTTTGGTGAACCATGGAGCGGTAGAAGACATTTTGGTAGACGCTCATCCGCACATTGGCACCAATAAGCTACCAAAAGTGGTAGAAAACATGCGCGAAACCATTCTTCACTTTGGTGGAGAAATTCACTTTGACACCCGCATGGATGACCTTATTTTGAAAGGAAATCGAATAACTGGAATACGTACCCAAAATGGCGATGTAATAGATGGTGAGGCCTTAATTCTGGCAACCGGTCATAGCGCCCGTGATGTTTTTGAATTATTGCATCGTCACAAAATTGACATTGAAGCAAAGCCTTTTGCCATGGGAGTTCGTGTGGAGCATCCACAAGAGCTGATTGACAAAATACAATACCACGGCCAGGAGCGTGGAGACTTGCTTCCCGCAGCTTCCTACAAGTTGGTGGAGCAAGTTCAGGATAGAGGCGTGTATTCTTTTTGCATGTGCCCTGGAGGGTTTATCGTTCCTGCCGCTACAGCGGGAAATGAACTCGTAGTCAACGGAATGAGTCCCAGCAAGCGCGATAATAAATTTGCCAACTCAGGAATTGTAGTGGCTATTGAACTAAGCGATTTAAGAAAGTATGCCAAACATGGCCCATTGGCCGGTCTTGCTTTTCAGCAGGAAACAGAACAAGCGATTTGGAAAGCTGGAGGCAGCGACCAAACAGCTCCCGCACAGCGATTGACTGATTTTGTAAAAGGCCGCACCTCCTCCACCCTCAATGATTGCAGTTATATGCCAGGCTTGCACTCGTCACCTATGCATGATATTTTACCCTCACACATTGGTGACCGCTTGCGCCAGGCTTTCCCAAAGTTTGGTCAAAAAATGCGCGGCTATTATACTGAAGATGCCAACATTGTAGGAATAGAAAGCCGTACCAGCAGCCCTGTTCGCATTCCGCGAAAGCGCGACACATTACAGCACCCACAGATTGACAACCTCTTTCCTTGTGCCGAAGGTGCTGGCTATGCCGGAGGAATTGTTTCGGCTGGTATTGATGGTGAAAATTGTGCCGAGGCTGTGTTGAGTTATTTAAGTAATTAG